A window of Panthera leo isolate Ple1 chromosome D2, P.leo_Ple1_pat1.1, whole genome shotgun sequence contains these coding sequences:
- the TIAL1 gene encoding nucleolysin TIAR isoform X3 yields MITEQPDSRRVNSSVGFSVLQHTSNDPYCFVEFYEHRDAAAALAAMNGRKILGKEVKVNWATTPSSQKKDTSNHFHVFVGDLSPEITTEDIKSAFAPFGKISDARVVKDMATGKSKGYGFVSFYNKLDAENAIVHMGGQWLGGRQIRTNWATRKPPAPKSTQENNTKQLRFEDVVNQSSPKNCTVYCGGIASGLTDQLMRQTFSPFGQIMEIRVFPEKGYSFVRFSTHESAAHAIVSVNGTTIEGHVVKCYWGKESPDMTKNFQQVDYSQWGQWSQVYGNPQQYGQYMANGWQVPPYGVYGQPWNQQGFGVDQSPSAAWMGGFGAQPPQGQAPPPVIPPPNQAGYGMASYQTQ; encoded by the exons CAACCCGATAGCAGAAGGGTCAACTCTTCtgttggattttctgttttgcagCATACAAGCAATGACCCATATTGCTTTGTGGAATTTTATGAACACAGAGATGCAGCTGCTGCATTAGCTGctatgaatgggagaaaaattttgGGAAAG gaGGTCAAAGTAAACTGGGCAACAACACCAAGTAGCCAGAAAAAAGATACTTCCA ATCACTTCCACGTGTTTGTTGGGGATTTGAGTCCAGAAATTACAACAGAAGATATCAAATCAGCATTTGCCCCCTTTGGTAAAATATC GGATGCCCGAGTAGTTAAAGACATGGCAACTGGAAAATCCAAAGGCTAtggttttgtatctttttataacaAACTG GATGCAGAAAATGCAATTGTGCATATGGGAGGTCAGTGGTTGGGTGGTCGTCAGATCAGAACCAACTGGGCCACACGTAAACCACCTGCACCTAAAAGTACACAAGAAA ATAACACTAAGCAGTTGAGATTTGAAGATGTAGTAAACCAGTCAAGTCCAAAAAATTGTACTGTGTACTGTGGGGGAATTGCCTCTGGGTTAACAG aTCAGCTTATGAGACAGACTTTTTCGCCATTTggacaaattatggaaataagaGTTTTTCCAGAGAAAGGCTATTCGTTTGTCAG ATTTTCAACCCATGAAAGTGCGGCCCATGCCATTGTTTCGGTGAATGGCACTACTATTGAAGGACATGTTGTTAAATGCTATTGGGGTAAAGAATCTCCTGATATGACTAAAAACTTCCAACAG GTCGACTATAGCCAGTGGGGCCAGTGGAGCCAGGTTTATGGAAACCCACAGCAGTACGGACAGTATATGGCAAATGGGTGGCAAGTCCCGCCTTACGGAGTATACGGGCAACCATGGAACCAGCAAGGATTCGGAGTAGA TCAATCACCTTCTGCTGCTTGGATGGGTGGATTTGGTGCTCAGCCTCCCCAAGGACAAGCTCCTCCCCCTGTAATACCTCCTCCTAACCAAGCTGGATATGGTATGGCAAGTTACCAAACACAGTGA
- the TIAL1 gene encoding nucleolysin TIAR isoform X4, producing MDARVVKDMATGKSKGYGFVSFYNKLDAENAIVHMGGQWLGGRQIRTNWATRKPPAPKSTQENNTKQLRFEDVVNQSSPKNCTVYCGGIASGLTDQLMRQTFSPFGQIMEIRVFPEKGYSFVRFSTHESAAHAIVSVNGTTIEGHVVKCYWGKESPDMTKNFQQVDYSQWGQWSQVYGNPQQYGQYMANGWQVPPYGVYGQPWNQQGFGVDQSPSAAWMGGFGAQPPQGQAPPPVIPPPNQAGYGMASYQTQ from the exons AT GGATGCCCGAGTAGTTAAAGACATGGCAACTGGAAAATCCAAAGGCTAtggttttgtatctttttataacaAACTG GATGCAGAAAATGCAATTGTGCATATGGGAGGTCAGTGGTTGGGTGGTCGTCAGATCAGAACCAACTGGGCCACACGTAAACCACCTGCACCTAAAAGTACACAAGAAA ATAACACTAAGCAGTTGAGATTTGAAGATGTAGTAAACCAGTCAAGTCCAAAAAATTGTACTGTGTACTGTGGGGGAATTGCCTCTGGGTTAACAG aTCAGCTTATGAGACAGACTTTTTCGCCATTTggacaaattatggaaataagaGTTTTTCCAGAGAAAGGCTATTCGTTTGTCAG ATTTTCAACCCATGAAAGTGCGGCCCATGCCATTGTTTCGGTGAATGGCACTACTATTGAAGGACATGTTGTTAAATGCTATTGGGGTAAAGAATCTCCTGATATGACTAAAAACTTCCAACAG GTCGACTATAGCCAGTGGGGCCAGTGGAGCCAGGTTTATGGAAACCCACAGCAGTACGGACAGTATATGGCAAATGGGTGGCAAGTCCCGCCTTACGGAGTATACGGGCAACCATGGAACCAGCAAGGATTCGGAGTAGA TCAATCACCTTCTGCTGCTTGGATGGGTGGATTTGGTGCTCAGCCTCCCCAAGGACAAGCTCCTCCCCCTGTAATACCTCCTCCTAACCAAGCTGGATATGGTATGGCAAGTTACCAAACACAGTGA